ggttttaaaacctttcaggAGGCTGTAGCCATGATCAAACCCGTAGAGGACCCAGAGCAAGCAGCAAAGAAACTGTTGGAGGAGGCTTATCAAAGAGGAAGTGCTGACAATATCACTTGTGTCGTTGTGTGTTTCTTAGGTGGCCAGGATAAGAACGTTCAAATACAGCAGGGGTAAAGCTTTGCTGCTTGCTCTTGGTGAATGTTAGTTGTTTGTAATTAAATATAGTAGAGTATAAGGTTGGAGCCAAATAAGAATTACCACTCCTGCCTACTGAAACAATCAGCAGAGAACAGTCTTCATGCAGGCTGTAGTCATCTCATCTTTGTTGGCTTTTAAAGGGAAGTTGCCTTTTATTTTCTGAATCCCCTGGTAGCTGACCTAATCAAGTTTTGTGGGAGCAGTGTCGGATGGGACCTGCCAAGACTATAGAACCTTTTTAACTGTAGTATTTTAAGTCAAATATTTGGATGCATGTGGAGATCTTTGAGATGATATTGTTAAATCAATCCTTTAATGGCGTGCTCCTTCAAAATGTGGCTAACATTAGATATTGTTAGGACGAGCTGTATAGTTATGCTATAATTAGAAGCGGACTGCTCTCAAATAGATTGTTTTTTGGAGTATACAGGTGCTAACTTTCCACACCAACCATGATTCTCAGATATTGCAGCCTGTACTTCCATATACCCGATTATATACCCGATTATTGATGTGGTTTACTTTGATCAGTTATCTGTTCCACTAGAGGTTCCAGCTGCACCATTTGATATCAACCTTGGTCTTTGTTTAATGGTTATTCGGATGGCAATAAGGCTTCTgcgttgcatgattaaaataccaCATAATCCTTCTGGCTGCAGCTTAGAGAATAAAATGGTCGATTAACATGAAACATTTGAACCACCGAGGTGGTAACACAGTTAAAATGGAACTTTGTTTCCAACGGAGTGATCCAGATTTGAAACTTGCGGGCATCGATTAAATACGGGGACGTAATCACACCCGCCTGGTTTGCTCGTTGGAAGCGCTACTGATCCTTTGATACTGAGGTGATGCTGGAGTGGCGTACTCCCGCGCGGGTTCGTCCGTGCTGGTGGGGAGGATATGAGAAATTTTCTACCTACATCGAACATTTCCTAGTGGAAGAAGGCCCAGTGGGGGTTGCTATGCGGGTGGGGTTaactcccccctccctcccccatTTTTTTAGTAAAAGGGGTTACttatttcatataactcttaaCGTGAGTACAACCTGCCAGATCacgaaaaagtaaaaaatacaGAGGAGAAAATCTGATGCGAACGTCCAAAGAAAATCCTCGAAGTGCCGAGCGACAAAGGAGACGACCCAATCTGTTGCCCTATTCGCCTTCCTGAACATGTGTACTGCTTTAAAGTCGGCCATCAACTAAGGTATCCTGCGAGTCTCTCAGATAAGGAGATGACCATCACTATACCAATCTGCCTTccggatccaatcgatcaccataGATGAATCTCCCTCAAAATACACTCGCGCGATGCCAAGTACCTACCTCGCATAAGATATACCCTCTCAGGCTGCCCGCAGCTCTGCCCCGACCATTGTAGGTTTTGACATGCGCCGCCCTCCTGCTGCTATCATCCTATCAAGGTGATCCCTAATTACAAATCCAACCCCTCCAGTCACACCATCCAGGCATCCACTGACCTACTGTCATCGAAGTTTACTTTGAGATAGCCAAGGGGTCGAGGTACCCAACAAACAAGGACAAACCGGGGCGCTAAAACAGCTTGAagagtaccccagatgtccctagccatTCCCGAAGAAAACACAGCGATAGCCGCAGTGACCTTCCTCGCATGTAGGGTCGCTCTATCCACTACTATCCTCGGAGACGACCTCCTTTCCTCAAACAAGTCGGCATTCATGTCCAATCAAATGTAGTAGGACAAGTATGCCATAAGAATCCCTACCTCAGCAGATCTAGGACTCTGTATGGAATCTCTCAACAAATGAGTCATGTCATGTGCCGATACTACCAAGTCGGGTAGTGGGATCGATGACCTCCTCCATATCTCTCGAACCTTAGGGCACTGCAGAAAAACATGTTCAGTGGTCTTCTCGATATATGCACACTCCTCACAACACTGAGAAACCCCGAACTAACAACACTGCCCGCAGCCCTGCCCCCATGCTACGCCGAACTAACAACtgaattaatttttgaaaattgcACAAATTGATACTCGGTGAAATAAGATGCACGAACTGCAACCTGCAGCAGTCATGGATACTTATATATTATCATCCTCCGTTGCGACTTCAGAGATGGTTCTTGTAGAGGATGACCCACGACTCGGATGAAATAGAAACGATCCACAGGATGTTAAAAGCAAAAATTTAGATGTTGAAATCAATAGAAATTTAAAATGCCCAGTAAATTGACATATCTATATTATTAGTTCATACAAAACAAAAGATATCAAAGATATCGATGAACGGCGTCGAGCAACTCGCGAATCTGATTAAATCGAAGTATTCATGTAAATCGTGGTTAATACCATAAAAAAAAACGTTGATAATATGTTCGCAACCCATAAAATCTATATATTCAAATTTACTCTAGGGTATTTGACATCTCTCAATGATTTGAAGGATACGACGCCTTAAACCCAAGATCTTTGTACCAAAACATAGCAATAAGCCAAAACCTCTTCCTTTTCGGTTCagattattatttttgaaaaacagATGGGTGTTCTCAAATAAAAAACATGTAAAGGAAAAAATTAACCAAATATGAATAATCAgccaaatgcaaaaaaaaaagggggaaaaattgATCGATGTACAGGAGAGTTGGGGCGTTGCTCAGGTAACCGCTCAGGAAAAAAAGTTTGCATCCCATCAAACATTTTCCGATCGGAAAATGCTTTCAACCGATTTGGGTTTCATCACCGCAACACAGCCATCCTCCCCACGAATCTTAGAACAAAAAagagtaattaaaaaaaattccgaCCAGATAAAACACGATAAtctaagaaagagaagaaaaatccCTGATGGTACGAAAAACGAATAAGTAGAgataggagagagagagagagagagagagagagagagagagaggacgacCAGCTCAGAGCCTCCGACTCCTGCCTCCTGGTGTGGCGAGGGATTTTTtaaacgaaaaagaaaaaagcgaAACACTAAAACCCTAGTCCTCGGAGAGGGATTGATATAGTGGAAGTGTTCGGGAAAAGGGCCTCGGCGTCCTTCTATTTACAGGCATGCCCCCGAGACGGCACGGTCCCTTCGTACGGATGTTTACATAGAAATCTCTGTGCGGGAATTGGGATTTCTTTGCGGTGGCAGCCAAATGCCAAGAGCGGTGGGAAACAGAATTGTTCTGAATCTCATCTGCTACGAATATCTCTCAGattagagaaaaaaagaagggaggagaCTCAGATATGTATAGTTTTGTGATGGTCGTCAAGGCAGTATAGAACTACCGCCATTACGATCGGCGAGCGAGCCATCATCCTTTATATCCTCACTGCCCCTCCACAACCACATCACCATTTCAATCCAAAACCAAACACCTTTCAagaaagcaaaggaagaaaatgaaatcaaaatAATCCACTACTGCCGCTATTGCAAGAAccttaaagaaaagagaagccaCGGCAAGACTCGTACACAAACGcatgccctcctcctcctcctcctcctccgatcGCTATGGTTCTGACGACTGACGAGCGCACACTGCTTTTAAGAGGCGGAAAGCCTGCGTCGCAAGCAAGGTTGGTTTAGTTTTCTATCGGTTTTTGACCGGATCGGAGTAGTTGGTGAGGGTGGCGACTGGGCGGTGCTGTCGTGGTGGCCAAGACAGCAGCTGCAAGTGCAAGCCATTGTACACAGAACAATATTTTCAGCCACTCAGAACTCGACAGTCGACAGGTTGCAGAAATGGAGCTTAAACGGCATAATCTGCTTGGTTAATCGTTTATTTCCTGTTCTGGTTTCCGAGACCTGATCTAAGTAGTGACCATGTcggaaaataaaaatttaacaaGTCACCCAAGATTCGTTTCCCGCAATCTGTGACTGCCAGCTTAAGTTCACGTGTAAACGTGATAAGTTTGGATATCTTATTGTCATGGAAAATGGTCCGCATGTGTCGAGCTAATTAATCAAGCAGCAGATTGATTAGCAAATATGACAAGCTAATTATATGACATGAATAATGCTGCAAGGCTTTTGTTATATGCACACAAACAGCTTCTTGCCATATGACACAAGGGTCCATATGATGTAAGGATATCGATACAATTTGctcatattttctaaagtataggCTCGGTAAAACTTGTCATGTGCCATCTCTAAGGGCATTATTTtggataatgtatatatttgatCACGACTTTTCGGAACTCAAAATATTTTTACCTAGATAAAATGAAATAAACTAATCAAAATAACTGTCGGGAGTCTAGATAGATTTGGATGGCAGTAATTCTTTACTAAGTTGCCAAGTGAATCGGCAACtttttttgatataattataattttagatGAAATCCCGAGCTGAAGGAAATAACAGTCCTTCCTCTAAAGTTTGGATGAAAATCCTCGATGACACCCACTTCTGCACTCTTTCCCTAtccatggcgccctcctcttgTTTCACTAATCCCTTCTTTTACAATTTTTCCTCCCTCGCCACATTCTACCATATGCCCTTCATATTTGATTTCAGTATTGCTTGGCTTTCGTGTTTAAATCAGTTACTTCGATGTTGATTGTGGATATATGTCTTTATATAGGTGCTCCAATATAAATCCTCTGAATGTTGAAAAAGTTTTTTATGCGGTGTTGTGAATTATCATCGTGGGTACAAAAAATCTATGTATTAGTGCTAGTTTGGTTTAAGTTCAACCACTATTTTATTAGGATAGTTGTATCGTTTCTTGGATCAAACATAAGAACTAGCAGACACTCGTGATCGTGGTGCTGCTTGTGATTATATGTGAATAGATTTAAACTCTTAGTCTGATGAGGATATCGAAACTTAAATAGAAGGAATATCTGAGGATTCTAGATGGATCTCgggtatttatacagaatcaaaaaatttcttttcctgtctagaaaaaaaaaaacaatccacTGACCTCCATGCCTGAGCCCAGTCCAAAACTTAATTGGGCTAGCCCAGAGAACAGAATCCGGTACGACTCATATTGTGGGTCGGGACCCACTCGCACATTCCGGTCTCCTTTCCCTTCTTCTAGGCTGCCTGGCGCCTAGCTTCACCTACCAACCTCCACCCGTAGACGGGAAACCGAAGCTACGTCAATAAATAAAAGCAAAACCCAAATGTACCCTGCAATTAATAGAATACCCGTGCCCTCGTGCCCATTTCTTCAGTCAAAAACCTTCCAACTGAGGGGTCTTTCGGTCTATCAAATCGGAACTGGCGCGTCCCTCACTGTTTGCCCCAGTGACCGACCTCGACGACGGCAGCTTAAGATCTCCGCCGGCCGCCGAGGCGGGATCCCCGTCTCGGTGCCGGTCGCTTCCTTCCTCCGAGGCGATCGCCCCACATCGGTAGGCTTCGATCATCTCCCCCGATCCGTTGCGTTTCTTCGTTCTCGATTGGGAGTCTCTTGATCTCTTCTTGATTCAGGGGCAGCTCGGTGTCTCGTCGAAgatggcggcggcggaggcggtgGGAAAGCGTGGCGCGGCGGTGATGGTGGCCCTGACAGCGGCGGCGGCTGCGGTCGCTTTCTTCTTCGGCTCCGCCGTCAAGGCCTCCACCATCGAGGAGACCTTCGTCAAGGATACCGTGTCGTCCCACGATATCGTCATCTTCTCCAAGTCCTATTGCCCGTAATCTCTCTCTCACACCTCTATCTATAGTTATCAGGAAGTAGCTAAATTTTTGTTGAGATTTTAGGCTGCGGTTTTTTCAAGAACGTAATAAAAATTCGGTTTTGATCCAGCCTTTACCATTTACTCTTGGAATTAGGGGGGAGAAAGTTCTTGCTGGTTACCCATAGGTCCATTTTGATAAGTTCCCATTTGATCTCATGAACAATGAAGCTGTTTCTTAGTGCGTCTCTATTAATTAATCCTTGAAGAGCTTTACTATAATAAAGTATGAAAAAATTGTCCATGAGATGCTCTGGAAATATGATTTGGAAAAGTTGTTATATTATCTTAATATTCcattaaaattgaaaaaaatgctTTTGCAGTTGCATGTGACTCCCCATTACCATTGGGATTTCGGACTCAGGTTTCTAGGTAAAGTTTGTAAACATACAACGCATGAAATGTTGTATGTATCATTTGAATTAAAAGAAGGATGGTGAGAGTATGTGGTTTAGAAGTCTGAGATAGGCATTGGCAAAAACTAGCAAGGATGGAATCAGAATTCATATGCCGGAGTAAGTGTCGAGGATTGCATCTATTGTGAAATTGATGAGGAACTGAATGCCATGGTGTGGTCATGAGAGAGAATTTTGGACTTGCTTAAAAGCGTTGGAAAGGATTGAGAGAACCAAGAAACTTGGATATTTGCTGTAAGGATTTAAACAAGTTTGCTCTAATAAAGGATAAAATCCATACTGGGAGTGAATGCTGGGGAACAGCTTATAGAATTACCTAAGTGCATTTGATTAGGCTTCTCCATAATGATCATGAGAACGATTTTACTTATAGCACAGAAAAATGGCacttttaaaatttaattaataacTACAACATTTCATAATCCAGCAAAGTTTTAAAAGAGAATTTGAGGAAAAATGTTAACTGTTAAGCCAATGTCTGAAGTATCTAGATAGAAAGGCAGGATCTGAAGCAACTTCAATAAAAGTAAACTTCAGATGATTTTCAACTTTGTGAATGGTTCATGTTGTATTGGCAAATGTGCAGCAAATTCAAAATGCCATCTTTATGCTGGATGCAAGTAGATGGTCGATCAAAATTTTAAACCACTGATTTCTGGTGCAATCATCTATtgttttaccatgatttatcaAGTTTACTTGAGAACATAATTCGATTTATTTGtgattttgtttgagataagaaCTGGAACATATGTTTGGACCATTTGTTCAATAATTGTGTTAATGTTGCCATGGAAGCACTTACAAGTACTTGTGTTAAGTGTCTAAACTTGTTATCGAGGAGTGCTATGCTACATAAAATTTTGTGCTGAGtatttcttacaagcctctatAGCGAGGCTCGCCGTTCGGTACTAGAACCCCTGCCTATATCATCCTATTATAGTGTTGGTACGTCGAGTACAATATCTTAttcggcgtaccgagtgtcaacACACCCCTTCGTACTGCATATCAGTTCGGTAAAAATATAGTACAGTATGGTCGGCATGCACCGGTACCAACCGATATGACGAACCTTACTCTACAGGATTCCTATTATATTGGAATGTTCATCTCTGTTGTTTCCATAAATAGTCATGTCTTacttgtatttatttattttgattcatttataggctctgaatGTTATATTGCCCTTTTGTTATTTCAATGAATGCAAGAGTATGCTACCTGAACCTTTTTACTTACTGTTTGCTGACACCCCCCTCCTAATGTCAATAACTAGAAGCTTAGACATGCATGCTTCTCTATGCATGATGCACTTGATAAGTTACTCATGCTACCGCCAACAAATCATACTTACACCATGAAGCAGTTCACATAATTAGGTAGTTTTATCATTTTAAAAAAGGACATTTTCCCTGACAATTTTCTGATTTAGCACCTCAATTTGTCTTAGTAGTGCCTTTCATTCCATTAAGTTCACTCGAATCCACTGACTTCATGCACGGGGACTGTTGTTGGCTGTGGACAGGTATTGCAGAAGagcaaaagctgttttcagagAATTGAACAAGGTCCCACATGTTGTTGAGCTGGACCAGAGAGGTTTGTCTTTCATATCTTCAACAAAGCATGCCTTAGGAACAACTTTCTTTCAAACTGAATGGTTTTATTGGGTGCCATCGAATTTACTAATTGGTTACTTGTACAAATAAGAAATcaaccctcaaaaaaaaaaggagtttccTAAACAACAGTAATAAACAAACAATGTGGTCTTGTTAATAATGAATGAAAATTCTGGGGCTTGAACTTTattagat
This is a stretch of genomic DNA from Phoenix dactylifera cultivar Barhee BC4 chromosome 9, palm_55x_up_171113_PBpolish2nd_filt_p, whole genome shotgun sequence. It encodes these proteins:
- the LOC103715627 gene encoding glutaredoxin-C8-like isoform X2 — its product is MYPAINRIPVPSCPFLQSKTFQLRGLSVYQIGTGASLTVCPSDRPRRRQLKISAGRRGGIPVSVPVASFLRGDRPTSLGVSSKMAAAEAVGKRGAAVMVALTAAAAAVAFFFGSAVKASTIEETFVKDTVSSHDIVIFSKSYCPYCRRAKAVFRELNKVPHVVELDQREDGSNIQDALAIIVGRRTVPQVFINGMHLGGSDDIVEAHENGRLAKLLGIDGSDDL
- the LOC103715627 gene encoding glutaredoxin-C8-like isoform X1, translating into MYPAINRIPVPSCPFLQSKTFQLRGLSVYQIGTGASLTVCPSDRPRRRQLKISAGRRGGIPVSVPVASFLRGDRPTSGQLGVSSKMAAAEAVGKRGAAVMVALTAAAAAVAFFFGSAVKASTIEETFVKDTVSSHDIVIFSKSYCPYCRRAKAVFRELNKVPHVVELDQREDGSNIQDALAIIVGRRTVPQVFINGMHLGGSDDIVEAHENGRLAKLLGIDGSDDL